In Populus trichocarpa isolate Nisqually-1 chromosome 7, P.trichocarpa_v4.1, whole genome shotgun sequence, the following proteins share a genomic window:
- the LOC18101196 gene encoding salicylic acid-binding protein 2, producing the protein MGDSNNQTTHFVLIHGSASGAWAWYKVKTMLEAAGHSVTALDMSASGVNTKTLEEVVTFDQYNEPLIEFMANLAENEKVVLVGHSLGGLNVAFAMEKFPEKISLAVFVTAFLPDTEHRPSYMLEKFIENSPAVADGWQSVVSSTAGYETFMKSTAFNLASPEDLSLQTLLKRSGSLFLESLAKANKFTKEKFGSVVRDYVVCTQDLLVVPSLQRFMIEHNEVKEVMEIPADHMAIASRPKELCQCLLEFARKHA; encoded by the exons atgggCGATAGCAACAATCAAACAACGCATTTTGTTTTGATCCATGGTTCAGCTTCAGGAGCTTGGGCATGGTACAAGGTGAAGACAATGCTAGAGGCAGCTGGGCACTCTGTCACAGCCCTTGACATGAGTGCATCAGGGGTGAACACAAAAACACTGGAAGAAGTTGTTACTTTTGATCAGTATAATGAGCCCTTGATCGAGTTCATGGCCAACTTAGctgaaaatgaaaaggttgtATTGGTGGGTCATAGTCTAGGTGGCTTAAACGTGGCTTTCGCTATGGAGAAGTTCCCAGAGAAGATTTCTCTAGCTGTTTTTGTTACAGCATTCTTGCCTGATACCGAGCACCGGCCATCGTATATGTTAGAGAAG tttattgaaaatagCCCAGCCGTGGCAGACGGGTGGCAGAGTGTAGTGTCTTCAACCGCGGGATATGAGACATTCATGAAGTCCACTGCTTTTAACCTTGCCTCCCCTGAG GATCTCAGTCTCCAAACGCTTTTAAAGAGATCAGGATCATTGTTTCTTGAAAGTCTGGCCAAGGCAAACAAGTTCACGAAGGAGAAATTTGGATCGGTTGTGCGAGATTATGTTGTTTGTACTCAAGATTTATTGGTGGTTCCGTCATTGCAGCGCTTCATGATTGAACACAATGAGGTTAAGGAAGTGATGGAGATTCCAGCAGATCATATGGCAATTGCTTCTAGGCCTAAAGAACTCTGTCAATGTCTTCTGGAGTTCGCACGTAAGCATGCATAG